The DNA window GCAGTTGGTTCCGGTTCGATCGTCCAGCGCGCGATGGCGTCCTCGTGGTCGCTCACAGCGGGATATTGCCATGCTTGCGCGCAGGCGTGCGCACCCGCTTGGTGCGGGCCAGCTCCAACGATCGGATCAGCCAACGGCGTGTCTCGTGCGGCATGATGACATCGTCGATGTACCCCCGCGCGGCCGCCTGATAGGGACTGGAGAAGAGGTCTTCGTAGTCGGATTTCAACTCGTTTCGCAAGACGGCCGGATCCGCCGCTTCTGCCAGTTCGCGCCGGAAGAGCAGGTTCACCGCAGCTTCCGGACCCATCACCGCGATCTCGCCAGTCGGCCACGATGCCACGAAATCTGCCCCGATATTCCGCGAGTTCATGACCACGTATGCCCCGCCGTACGCTTTGCGGGTGATGACCGTCACCCGCGGCACCGTTGCTTCGCAAAAGGCATAGAGGAGCTTCGAACCGTGCCGGATGATACCGGCGTACTCCTGATCGGCGCCCGGCAGGAATCCCGGCACATCTTCGAAAACGACCAACGGAATCGAAAAGGCATCGCAGAATCGGACGAAACGAGCGGCTTTCTCACTCGCGTCGATATCGAGCGTTCCGGCCAGCACCTGCGGCTGGTTCGCGACGACACCGACGCTGTAGCCATCGAGCCGACCGAAACCGCAAATGATGTTGCGCGCGAAGGCTTCCTGCACTTCCAGGAAGTCGCCATCGTCCAGTGTCGCCCGGATCACTTCGTGCATGTCATAGGGCTTGTTCGAGCTCTCCGGCGCGATGGAATCGAGCTCATCCACGCGGCGATCCGCATCGTCAGCCGACGCGAATCTCGGAACCGGATCGAGATTGTTCGAAGGGATGTAGCTGAGCAGGACGCGCACCAGCTCGTTGAGGTCGTCCTCGCCCGCAGCGGCAAAATGCGCGACGCCGCTCACCCGATTGTGCGTATCGGCGCCGCCCAATTGTTCATGAGTAACGGTCTCGCCGGTGACCGTCTTGATGACGTCTGGCCCGGTGATGAACATCTGGCTGGTCTTCTCGACCATGATGACAAAATCGGTCATGGCCGGTGAATAGACCGCGCCGCCGGCGCAAGGACCAGCGATGATCGAGATCTGCGGCACGACTCCCGAAGCGCACACGTTGCGAAAGAAAACGTCGCCGTAGCCAGCCAACCCTTCGACGCCTTCCTGAATGCGTGCGCCCGCCGAGTCGTTGATCCCGATGATCGGGCAGCCATACTGCTCGGCCAGATCCATGATGCGCACGACCTTTTCGGCGAACGCTTCTCCCAGCGAACCGCCAAAGACCGTGAAGTCCTGGGAGAAGATCGCGACCTTGCGGCCATCGATCGTGCCGAACCCGGTCACCACACCGTCCCCATACGGGTTGCTCTCGGACATGCCAAAGTGGCTTGCCCGATGGCGCACCATGGTGCCAAGTTCTTCGAACGATCCCTCATCGAGCAGCGCCAGCACCCGTTCACGCGCGCCGCGCTTGTCTCGCCGCGCCTGACGCGCGGCGGCAGCAGCGTGCTGCGCCTCGATTTCGGCCTGGATATCCGCCAGCCGCTCGGTCCTGGATTTCTGTGCTGATTCGATACTCATTACACGCTCGCTCGATGTTCGCCAAAGACGCGCTTCAGCGCGATTACGACTTGCCCTAGCGTCGCGCCGGCCAGAAAGGCGTCCTTCATCACCGGCAGAAGATTGTCCGTTCCCCGCGCGGCGTATTCGACGCGGTCGAGCGCTGCATCCACCACGGTCGCATCCTGCGCGGCCTTATAGGCAGTCACACGCGCCATCTGTTTTTCCACCATGGCGCGGTCGATACGCTGAATCTGCGCGCCGATGCCTTCTTCGCTGGTGACGTACTTGTTCACGCCAACAATGACCTCATCACCCGCTTCGCGCGCCAGTTCCTTGCGGTATGCGTTTTCGGCAATCGCGGCTTGCATGAAGCCCTGGTCGATGGCATTGACCGCTCCGCCAAACGCATCGACCTGCGCGATCCAGTCACGCGCGTGCTTTTCGAGCTCATCGGTCAGGGACTCGACATACCAGGACCCCGCCAGCGGATCGGCAGTGTCGGTGACCCCCGATTCTTCCGCCAGGATCTGCTGCGTGCGCAGGGCAAGCGTGGCCGCGTGTTCGGTCGGCAGCGCGAGCGCCTCGTCGAAGCCGTTGGAATGCAAGCTCTGCGTGCCGCCAAGCACCGCCGCCAGACACTGATATGCGACCCGCACGATGTTGTTCTCAGGTTGCTGCGCTGTCAGCGTGACTCCGCCGGTCTGGGTATGGAAGCGGAGCATCCACGACTTCGGATCGGTCGCGCCAAACTCATCGCGCATGATGTGGGCCCACATCCGGCGCGCCGCGCGGAACTTGGCTGCCTCCTCGAAGAGGTTGTTGTGCGAAGCGAAAAAGAAGCTCAGCCGGGGCGCGAAGTCGTCTACCGGCAGTCCGGCTTCGGTGGCGGCGCGCACATAGGCAATGCCGTTCGCCAATGTGAACCCGATCTCCTGCGCAGCCGAGGCGCCGGCCTCCCGGATGTGATAACCGGAGATCGAAATCGTGTTCCAGGACGGCAAGACTCGGCTGCAATAGTCGAAGGTGTCGACCACCAGCCGCATCGACGGCTTGGGAGGGAAGATGTAGGTTCCGCGCGCGGCATACTCCTTGAGGATGTCGTTTTGAATGGTGCCACCCAGTCTGGCTGGATCGGCGCCGCGCTCCTCCGCCACGATCTGATACAGAAGGAGCAGCAACGATGCGGGGGCATTGATCGTC is part of the Thermomicrobiales bacterium genome and encodes:
- a CDS encoding acyl-CoA carboxylase subunit beta codes for the protein MSIESAQKSRTERLADIQAEIEAQHAAAAARQARRDKRGARERVLALLDEGSFEELGTMVRHRASHFGMSESNPYGDGVVTGFGTIDGRKVAIFSQDFTVFGGSLGEAFAEKVVRIMDLAEQYGCPIIGINDSAGARIQEGVEGLAGYGDVFFRNVCASGVVPQISIIAGPCAGGAVYSPAMTDFVIMVEKTSQMFITGPDVIKTVTGETVTHEQLGGADTHNRVSGVAHFAAAGEDDLNELVRVLLSYIPSNNLDPVPRFASADDADRRVDELDSIAPESSNKPYDMHEVIRATLDDGDFLEVQEAFARNIICGFGRLDGYSVGVVANQPQVLAGTLDIDASEKAARFVRFCDAFSIPLVVFEDVPGFLPGADQEYAGIIRHGSKLLYAFCEATVPRVTVITRKAYGGAYVVMNSRNIGADFVASWPTGEIAVMGPEAAVNLLFRRELAEAADPAVLRNELKSDYEDLFSSPYQAAARGYIDDVIMPHETRRWLIRSLELARTKRVRTPARKHGNIPL
- a CDS encoding methylmalonyl-CoA mutase family protein translates to MATSATKKPTLPPIVTDSDIEIRPVYRSGDAVGPAEDPGVWPYSRGIYPTMYRGRPWTMRQYAGFASAEESNKRYHLLLARGQTGLSVAFDLPTQLGLDSDDPRALGEVGRTGVPISTLDDMRILFDGIDQAGVTTSMTINAPASLLLLLYQIVAEERGADPARLGGTIQNDILKEYAARGTYIFPPKPSMRLVVDTFDYCSRVLPSWNTISISGYHIREAGASAAQEIGFTLANGIAYVRAATEAGLPVDDFAPRLSFFFASHNNLFEEAAKFRAARRMWAHIMRDEFGATDPKSWMLRFHTQTGGVTLTAQQPENNIVRVAYQCLAAVLGGTQSLHSNGFDEALALPTEHAATLALRTQQILAEESGVTDTADPLAGSWYVESLTDELEKHARDWIAQVDAFGGAVNAIDQGFMQAAIAENAYRKELAREAGDEVIVGVNKYVTSEEGIGAQIQRIDRAMVEKQMARVTAYKAAQDATVVDAALDRVEYAARGTDNLLPVMKDAFLAGATLGQVVIALKRVFGEHRASV